From the Manihot esculenta cultivar AM560-2 chromosome 3, M.esculenta_v8, whole genome shotgun sequence genome, one window contains:
- the LOC110611317 gene encoding serine/threonine-protein kinase BLUS1: MAQELHYPLDSSSYKILDEIGVGVSAVVYKAICIPMNSTVVAIKSIDLDQSRADFDNIRWETKTMSLLSHPNILKAHCSFTIGRRLWVVMPFMSAGSLQSIISSSFPDGLSEPCIAVVLKAILHALSYLHNQGHLHRDIKAGNILVDSNGHVKLADFGVSASIYESSTRGGWASSSCSSRLLLTDVAGTPYWMAPEVIHSHTGYSYKADIWSFGITALELAHGRPPLSHLPLSKSLIMRITKRFLFSDYENHEKNQNKKFSKAFKDMVAACLDQDPSKRPSAEKLLKHPFFKNCRGSDFLVKNILHGLPSVEERFKESKALHGITTVTNNGEEEEEEEEEGTEGETGSEIVKIRRISGWNFNEEGFELRPVFPTESKDDSIAKQVCVGSETISHDRKTELGESGDSGESSGRSSPGRVAEEMKLNHEHGETRKGDKGIDKETMVGGLMVLKRSLDEQRQKVVNLIGMLGGKVSREEQLLQVIERLGMELESEKQKNFDLELELESNKHLFSGAYNDCETE; this comes from the coding sequence ATGGCTCAGGAACTTCACTACCCATTAGACTCCAGCTCCTACAAAATCTTGGACGAGATTGGCGTTGGCGTTAGTGCCGTAGTCTACAAAGCAATATGTATCCCCATGAACTCTACTGTGGTTGCCATTAAATCCATTGACCTTGATCAATCTCGAGCAGATTTCGACAATATTAGATGGGAAACCAAGACCATGTCCCTTCTTTCACACCCAAATATCCTCAAAGCCCATTGCTCATTTACCATCGGTCGCCGCCTCTGGGTCGTTATGCCTTTCATGTCTGCTGGTTCTCTTCAATCCATAATTTCCTCATCTTTCCCCGACGGTCTATCAGAGCCATGCATTGCTGTCGTTCTCAAAGCAATCCTACACGCGCTGTCGTATCTTCACAACCAAGGCCACTTGCATAGAGATATCAAGGCAGGCAACATCCTTGTAGACTCAAACGGACACGTTAAGCTCGCAGACTTTGGCGTATCAGCCTCGATTTACGAGTCGAGTACAAGAGGAGGCTGGGCTTCATCGTCTTGCTCATCCAGATTGTTGCTCACAGATGTTGCAGGGACCCCATATTGGATGGCACCTGAGGTTATACACTCCCACACGGGGTACAGTTACAAAGCTGATATATGGTCTTTTGGTATCACCGCATTGGAATTGGCCCATGGTCGACCTCCTTTATCTCACCTTCCTCTTTCCAAGTCTTTGATCATGAGGATAACAAAGCGGTTTCTGTTCTCTGATTATGAAAATCACGAGAAAAATCAGAACAAGAAGTTCTCTAAAGCTTTTAAAGATATGGTTGCTGCTTGTCTTGATCAAGATCCATCAAAGAGGCCCTCTGCAGAGAAGCTGTTAAAGCATCCTTTCTTCAAAAACTGCAGGGGCTCggattttttagttaaaaacaTCTTGCATGGGTTGCCCAGCGTTGAAGAAAGATTCAAGGAAAGTAAGGCTTTACACGGAATAACCACAGTTACTaataatggagaagaagaagaagaagaagaagaggagggtACAGAAGGCGAAACCGGGAGTGAAATTGTGAAGATCAGAAGGATCAGTGGCTGGAACTTTAACGAGGAGGGATTCGAGCTTCGTCCAGTATTCCCTACAGAGTCGAAAGACGATTCAATTGCGAAACAGGTTTGTGTCGGAAGTGAAACCATCAGTCATGATAGGAAAACTGAGTTGGGCGAGTCAGGTGATTCAGGAGAGTCAAGTGGGAGAAGCTCACCTGGCCGCGTAGCAGAGGAGATGAAGCTGAATCATGAGCATGGTGAAACTAGGAAGGGAGACAAAGGAATTGATAAAGAGACAATGGTAGGCGGGCTAATGGTATTAAAGAGAAGTTTGGACGAGCAAAGGCAGAAGGTAGTGAACTTAATTGGGATGTTAGGAGGGAAAGTGTCGAGAGAAGAACAATTACTGCAAGTGATTGAGAGGCTTGGAATGGAGTTGGAGAGTGAGAAGCAAAAGAACTTTGATTTGGAGCTGGAGCTAGAGTCTAACAAGCATCTATTTTCTGGTGCTTATAATGATTGTGAGACTGAATGA
- the LOC110611316 gene encoding cellulose synthase-like protein G2, whose amino-acid sequence MKSPPLHLSTPHIYSTIINRSYSLFHFMALIALLYYRLSSFLLQNPTLPYLLLFASELLLSFIWLCSQAYLWAPVSRTPLPQRLPENKELPAIDVFICAADPKKEPPVEVMNTVLSAMALDYPPEKLSVYLSDDGGSSLTLKGMREASAFARSWLPFCRRFGIKNRCPKVYFSSLEDDLIHSRSMEYEEEKEKIKKEYEKFKESVKMAEESEENAIDHPPAIEVLHDKSDKEIPLLVYVSREKRPHQPHHFKAGALNVLLRISGILTNSPYILVLDCDMYCNDPTSARQAMCFHLDPEISSSLAFVQFPQKFHNISKSDIYDAQLRTLFVIRWPGMDGLQGPILSGTGFYMKRKALYGNLPLKDVEQLKQSFGLSNDFIMSVHHINQHNLHDNKESSSKPFQLQEAQFLANCNYEKQTLWGKQIGFLYDSVVEDYFTGFILHCRGWTSVFCNPSRPAFLGSATTTLNDTLIQGTRWNSGLMEVAISRYCPFIYALSRMSLLQTMCYGYLALQPLYSFSLWCLATLPQLYLWNGIPIYPKVASSWFFIFAFVFLGSFFKHLEEVVSSGGSIQTWWNEQQIWMIKSVTAYTYGSIDAMMKWVGLRKASFVPTNKVSDEGKFTLYQKGKFNYQTSTVLLAPIVALVILNMVSLVGGVARMLVTGTWKHMFGQVFLSLYVVVVNFPVIEGMLMRKDEGSVPVSVSILSLILSLTFLYLGSIVL is encoded by the exons ATGAAATCTCCTCCTCTTCATCTCTCTACTCCTCATATCTACTCAACCATCATCAATCGCTCCTATTCTCTCTTTCATTTCATGGCCTTGATCGCCCTGCTCTACTATCGACTCTCTTCTTTTCTCCTACAGAATCCCACACTCCCTTATCTTCTACTCTTTGCCTCTGAGCTCTTGCTTTCCTTTATTTGGCTTTGTAGCCAAGCTTATCTATGGGCACCAGTTTCTCGAACACCTCTCCCACAAAGGTTGCCGGAAAATAAAGAACTTCCTGCTATTGATGTGTTCATATGCGCCGCAGACCCCAAGAAAGAGCCGCCTGTGGAGGTGATGAACACAGTTTTATCTGCCATGGCGCTCGATTATCCACCGGAGAAGCTCTCTGTGTATCTTTCAGATGATGGGGGATCTTCTTTGACGTTAAAGGGTATGAGAGAGGCTTCAGCTTTTGCTAGGTCTTGGCTTCCATTTTGTAGAAGATTTGGGATTAAGAATAGGTGTCCTAAGGTTTATTTTTCAAGCTTGGAAGATGATCTTATTCACTCTCGTAGTATGGAATATGAAGAGGAAAAGGAGAAGATCAAG AAAGAATATGAGAAGTTTAAAGAGAGTGTGAAGATGGCAGAAGAAAGTGAAGAAAATGCCATTGATCATCCTCCAGCAATTGAG GTGTTACATGATAAATCTGATAAGGAGATACCTCTTCTCGTCTACGTTTCTCGTGAGAAAAGGCCTCATCAGCCACACCATTTCAAAGCTGGAGCACTCAATGTTCTT TTAAGGATCTCAGGAATTTTAACAAACTCGCCTTACATTTTGGTACTAGACTGTGACATGTACTGCAACGACCCAACATCTGCTAGGCAAGCAATGTGTTTCCACCTTGATCCTGAAATCTCCTCCTCGCTTGCTTTCGTCCAATTCCCCCAGAAATTCCACAATATAAGTAAGAGTGACATCTACGACGCCCAATTGAGAACATTGTTCGTT ATAAGGTGGCCGGGTATGGATGGACTTCAGGGGCCAATATTGTCCGGCACTGGCTTTTACATGAAGAGAAAGGCTTTGTACGGTAATCTTCCACTGAAGG ATGTAGAGCAGCTGAAACAGTCATTTGGTCTCTCAAATGATTTTATAATGTCAGTTCACCACATCAACCAACATAACCTCCATGACAATAAAGAATCCTCAAGCAAACCCTTCCAACTGCAAGAGGCTCAATTTTTGGCCAATTGTAATTATGAGAAACAAACTCTATGGGGCAAACAG ATAGGATTCTTATATGATTCTGTGGTAGAAGATTACTTTACTGGGTTCATCTTGCACTGCAGAGGTTGGACTTCTGTTTTTTGTAATCCTTCAAGGCCAGCATTTTTAGGCAGTGCAACCACAACTTTGAATGACACGTTAATACAAGGAACAAGATGGAATTCTGGGTTAATGGAGGTTGCCATCTCAAGGTATTGTCCTTTCATTTATGCGTTATCAAGGATGTCTTTGTTGCAAACCATGTGCTATGGATATCTTGCTCTCCAGCCTCTCTATTCCTTTTCCCTGTGGTGTTTAGCTACTCTGCCTCAACTTTATCTATGGAATGGCATCCCCATTTATCCTAAG GTTGCAAGTTCATGGTTTTTTATCTTCGCATTCGTATTCCTCGGATCTTTCTTTAAACATTTAGAGGAGGTTGTCTCCTCAGGAGGCTCAATCCAAACGTGGTGGAATGAACAACAAATCTGGATGATAAAATCTGTAACAGCTTATACATATGGCAGTATAGATGCTATGATGAAGTGGGTTGGATTGAGAAAAGCCAGTTTCGTGCCAACCAACAAAGTTTCTGATGAAGGAAAATTCACATTATACCAAAAGGGGAAATTTAATTACCAAACATCAACAGTGTTACTTGCTCCCATAGTTGCTTTAGTCATTTTGAACATGGTATCTCTTGTGGGTGGTGTTGCTAGAATGTTGGTCACTGGAACTTGGAAACACATGTTTGGACAAGTTTTTCTCAGTCTTTATGTAGTAGTGGTGAATTTCCCAGTCATTGAAGGGATGCTAATGAGGAAGGATGAAGGAAGTGTTCCAGTTTCTGTAAGCATCTTGTCTCTGATATTATCCTTGACATTCTTGTATCTAGGATCCATTGTTCTGTAG
- the LOC110611184 gene encoding FHA domain-containing protein At4g14490, whose product MEPQPLKLLMVQGPREGETFEFLPGSTIRIGRVVRGNNLTVKDAGISSKHLVISSQSGKWIVQDLDSSNGTSLNSSKLPPFEPFDLHDGDTLKLGEYTSILVQFRDGEEPSLLRRNPRRKVNESDKTGRVAKNRGRRAEVMEAEEKSELERENVEILEESKPIRGRGRPRRARVLDKVKETDKGSGDLVSAAKKVEMQALNLGVTGGRKNEECVILENLGGECSKMVPVGRGRRKKLQDLPSENSQVSVLGNKKNMDTGLNLRKEAQDQTNELGFEADKEIKCEIVEECEEKERLDAETNCENVENGGGLKESGGKPQINAIEDLEEGQETVDLEKMTLGQWFDYMEVHLPKQINEVTEEMIEEMRRKAERVGEYMIEQKKAKAVPTVG is encoded by the coding sequence ATGGAACCTCAACCTCTGAAGCTACTGATGGTTCAAGGCCCTAGAGAGGGCGAGACCTTTGAATTCCTACCCGGATCCACCATCCGAATTGGCCGGGTAGTTCGCGGCAACAACCTTACTGTCAAAGATGCCGGCATCTCCTCGAAACACCTGGTTATCTCATCCCAATCGGGTAAATGGATAGTCCAAGACCTCGATTCCTCCAACGGCACCAGTCTCAACTCCTCCAAGCTCCCTCCCTTTGAACCCTTTGATCTCCACGATGGTGATACACTTAAGCTCGGTGAGTACACCTCCATCCTCGTTCAGTTCCGGGACGGCGAGGAGCCGTCCCTCTTAAGACGCAACCCGAGGAGAAAAGTCAATGAATCGGATAAAACAGGACGGGTTGCAAAGAACCGGGGCCGGAGGGCAGAggtgatggaagctgaagaaaaGAGTGAATTGGAGAGGGAAAATGTTGAGATTTTGGAGGAAAGCAAGCCAATTCGAGGAAGAGGAAGACCGAGGAGAGCTAGGGTTTTGGATAAGGTCAAGGAGACTGATAAAGGATCTGGAGATTTGGTTAGTGCGGCCAAAAAAGTGGAGATGCAAGCACTGAATCTTGGGGTTACTGGAGGCAGAAAGAATGAAGAATGCGTGATTTTGGAGAATTTGGGAGGGGAATGTAGTAAAATGGTTCCAGTGGGCAGGGGAAGGAGAAAGAAGTTGCAGGATCTGCCATCGGAGAACTCTCAAGTTAGTGTCCTTGGAAACAAGAAGAACATGGATACAGGATTGAATTTAAGGAAAGAGGCGCAAGATCAGACTAATGAACTTGGTTTTGAGGCAGATAAGGAAATAAAATGTGAGATTGTGGAAGAATGTGAGGAAAAAGAGAGATTGGATGCAGAAACAAATTGTGAAAATGTTGAGAATGGGGGTGGTCTTAAAGAGAGTGGTGGCAAGCCACAAATTAATGCAATTGAGGATTTGGAAGAAGGGCAGGAAACAGTGGATTTAGAGAAGATGACACTGGGGCAGTGGTTTGATTATATGGAGGTGCATTTGCCCAAGCAGATAAATGAAGTTACTGAAGAGATGATAGAAGAAATGAGAAGGAAAGCAGAGAGGGTTGGAGAATACATGATAGAGCAGAAGAAAGCTAAAGCTGTGCCTACTGTGGGTTAG